The Panicum hallii strain FIL2 chromosome 9, PHallii_v3.1, whole genome shotgun sequence genome has a window encoding:
- the LOC112872992 gene encoding uncharacterized protein LOC112872992 produces MRASTQASVLEGVFQRRLLKPFAQPAELGEGGQSSSSKLAVPAALHLWGPQRIVCTIEGPEDLEEPHPNSQGGPNAWISEIRDYLKDNILPEDHASAERIVRLAKRYAVIEGDVYRRGANGMLMRCIT; encoded by the coding sequence ATGAGGGCATCAACTCAAGCATCCGTGCTGGAGGGCGTCTTTCAAAGACGGCTGCTCAAGCCAttcgcccagcctgccgaactgggcgaagggggtcagtCTAGCagctcgaagctagcggtcccggcggcgctccatctaTGGGGTCCACAAAGGATTGTGTGCACCATCGAAGGCCCCGAAGACCTCGAGGAGCCGCATCCAAACTCTCAGGGGGGTCCCAATGCATGGATCTCTgagatccgggactacctgaaagacaacatccttcctgaagaccatgCATCCGCTGAGCGCATAGTACGATTGGCTAAGCGATACGCGGTGATAGAAGGGGATGTCTACCGCCGTGGTGCCAATGGCAtgctcatgcggtgcatcacctag
- the LOC112876249 gene encoding cystathionine gamma-synthase 1, chloroplastic-like — translation MAPSTSLGKITLPRPQRRLLQPLNSPKHKRATAAPPAGLLQELLGDAHPPKPRRASDETLAVHAGEKLGKGAGEAATDSIATPIVSGTTHWFESSEDLIAFKEGRRHSHEYGRYSNPTVRVLEDKISALERAEATLVTSSGMNAIVATLLALVPPGGHVVTTTDCYSEARAFIRDRLSKMGIRSTFIDLDDMESLKAVLDQNNVTLFYADSPTNPLLKCVDIRLVAELCHQKGALVCIDSTLASPINQKPLTLDADIVLHSATKYMAGHHDVIAGCISGSEALISEIRAWHHDLGGAISPNAAYMIIRGLKTMALRVEAHNRTALQIARLLECHPKIERVHYPGLESNPWHQVAKSQMTGYGGVVSFEVKSDLWGTMRFVDALEIPLIATSLGGCESLVQQPAVMSFWGKSDEEKAKNGIKDNLVRFSFGIEKFEDLRDDVLQALEKI, via the exons ATGGCTCCGTCTACCTCCCTTGGCAAGATCACGCTCCCGAGGCCGCAGCGCCGCCTCCTCCAACCTCTCAACTCTCCAAAGCACAagcgcgccaccgccgcgcccCCAGCTGGGTTGCTCCAAGAGTTGCTCGGTGATGCTCACCCTCCCAAGCCAAGACGCGCCTCCGACGAGACTCTCGCCGTCCACGCCGGGGAGAAACTCGGGAAGGGGGCGGGCGAGGCTGCCACGGACTCGATCGCGACGCCAATCGTGAGCGGCACAACGCACTGGTTTGAGAGCTCCGAGGACCTCATCGCCTTCAAGGAAGGCCGGCGCCACAGCCACGAGTACGGCCGGTACAGCAACCCGACGGTCAGGGTCCTGGAGGACAAGATCAGCGCGCTGGAGAGAGCCGAGGCGACCCTGGTCACGTCGTCCGGCATGAACGCCATCGTCGCCACGCTGCTGGCACTCGTGCCGCCGGGCGGCCACGTCGTGACGACCACTGACTGCTATAGCGAGGCCCGCGCCTTCATCCGTGATAGGCTCTCCAAGATGGGCATCAGGTCCACATTCATCGACCTCGACGACATGGAGTCGCTAAAGGCCGTTCTTGACCAGAACAATGTAACTCTCTTCTACGCCGACTCCCCAACAAACCCACTCCTCAAGTGCGTGGACATCAGGCTGGTTGCAGAGTTGTGCCACCAGAAGGGTGCCTTGGTGTGCATCGACAGCACGCTCGCGTCGCCGATCAACCAGAAGCCCCTCACCCTCGATGCCGACATCGTCTTGCACTCCGCTACGAAGTACATGGCTGGTCATCATGATGTTATTGCCGGATGTATTAGCGGCTCCGAGGCACTCATCTCCGAAATACGAGCATGGCACCACGACCTTGGCGGTGCTATCAGTCCG AACGCGGCTTACATGATCATACGTGGGCTTAAGACGATGGCCCTCCGTGTTGAGGCACATAACCGCACGGCGCTGCAAATTGCACGCCTCCTAGAGTGCCACCCAAAGATTGAACGGGTGCACTACCCTGGGCTAGAGAGCAACCCATGGCACCAAGTCGCCAAGAGTCAGATGACAGGGTACGGCGGCGTTGTTAGCTTCGAGGTGAAATCAGACCTCTGGGGCACCATGAGGTTCGTTGATGCGCTGGAAATCCCCTTGATCGCAACATCGCTCGGCGGTTGCGAGAGCCTGGTACAGCAGCCGGCGGTCATGTCATTCTGGGGAAAGAGCGACGAGGAAAAGGCAAAGAACGGGATCAAGGACAACCTGGTGAGGTTCAGTTTCGGGATCGAGAAGTTTGAGGATTTGAGGGACGACGTTCTCCAAGCCCTAGAAAAAATTTAG